The Colwellia sp. M166 genome segment CAGAGTTACAAACTTTTGATAATATAAGTCACATCAACTTGCCTGGTTTATCAACAGAAAGAAGTCCCGTTATTGCCAGCGGGTTAGCGATTTTAATTGCCTTATTTAAACAGTTTGCTATTGAGAAATTAACCCTCTCAAGTGGTGCATTACGTGAGGGCTTGCTCTATGAAATGTTACCTGATAGTCACTCGATTAATATTCGTCAACGAACAATTAGCGCACTTTCTCAACGCTTTCATGTCGATCAACAACACGCACAAAGTATTAAACAACAAGTCAGTATTATTTTCACGCAGCTAAAAAACACTTGGGATTTGCCCAACGACAATGCCTTTGAAATATTACAGGCAAGCTGTGATTTACATGAAATTGGTTTATTGCTCGAATACAAATACCACCAACGACACAGCGCCTATATTCTTAAACATGCAGATTTAGCTGGCTTTAGCCAATCAGATCGTCAACTCCTAGTTACCTTTGTTAGCCTTTACAAGGGTGATATAAATCAGGCGCTTATTGAACAGCAAGCGTCGATAGATGCTAAGTACGCTATGAAGTTGCTCATTATCCTACGGTTAGCCGTTATATTATGCCGTCGCCGTAAAGACGATAAATTGCCGAATTATCAGATAACAGCAAACGATAAAAGCCTGAATTTATTTTTATCAGCAACATGGCTAAAGCAACATGCACTTATTAGTGATGAGTTAAAGCAAGAAAATGTCCACCTCAACCGCTTAGGTTATACCCTAAACATTAAGTGCTAATATTTACTTGATGTAAAATGGTGACGATATCTACATCAGTTTTGTTTGTATTAATGATACTCATATCGCACTAAGTGAGCACTTATCTAGCTGGATATAATAAGGCCGCGCTATACAGCACGGCCTTACAATAATATTAATCTAGCGGGAAATGAATAGCTAAATTCGCTATTTTTTCTGTGCTTCTTCTTTTAACCAACGGGCAACTTGCTTAGCAAAATAGGTTAATATACCATCAGCACCTGCACGTTTAAATGCTAATAAACCTTCCATTACACAAGGCTTTTCGGCTAACCAACCATTTTGTATAGCTGCCATATGCATGGCATATTCACCGCTCACTTGGTAAGCATAAGTCGGTACTTTGAAATTATCTTTTACACGACGCACAATATCTAAATATGGCATGCCTGGCTTCACCATCACCATGTCAGCGCCTTCATAAATATCTTGTGCAACTTCATGCAACGCTTCATCGCTATTAGCAGGATCCATTTGATAAGAGAATTTATTACCACCTTTAATGTTACCTGCTGAACCTACCGCGTCACGAAAAGGGCCATAGTAGCTTGAAGCGTATTTGGCTGAATAAGCCAGTATTTTAGTGTTAACTAAATTGTGTTGCTCTAATTCTTCCCGAATCGCACCAATGCGACCATCCATCATATCAGAAGGGGCAACAACATCAGCCCCCGCTTGTGCATGCGACAAGGCTTGTTTGACCAAAATATCTTTCGTTACTTCATTAAGCACATAACCATTATCATCAATAATGCCATCCTGACCGTGTGTGGTGAAGGGGTCTAAAGCAACATCGGTGATCACACCTAAGCTTGGAAATTTTGCTTTTACCGCTCGTACTGTACGTTGTGCTAAACCCTCAGTATTATAAGCTTCTTCTGCCATCAAGGATTTTTTATCTGCTGGCGTGACCGGAAAAATAGCAATAGCCGGCACACCTAAATCAACCAACTCCTGACATTCTACTAATAATAAATCGATACTTTTACGCTCTACACCCGGCATAGACTCAATAGCCTCACACTGATTTTCGCCTTCTAAAACAAACACGGGATAAATTAAATCATCAACACTTAACTGATGCTCAGACATTAAACGTCGTGAAAAATCATCGGAGCGCATACGGCGCATACGACGAGCGGGATATTGGCCAAAGACGTTATTCATACTCATTTCCTATCATAGTTTAAATTTCACTTAGCAAGCTTACTTGCACTTGATTTCGACCTGCTTGCTTAGCTTTATATAGTGCTTTGTCTGCACTGGCGAAAATAATATCAGGCGTCACACCTTGCTCTTGTTGATAGGTTGCAACACCACAACTTACGGTTAAATCAATAATAATATCATCATCAAAAATTTGTTGTTTATAAGTACTTTGACAAATATCTTGCGCTAATGCTAAAGCACCTTCAGCATCAGTTTCAGGAAGAATTAAACAAAACTCTTCAC includes the following:
- a CDS encoding guanosine-5'-triphosphate,3'-diphosphate pyrophosphatase — protein: MTTTSVETSSALYAVVDLGSNSFHMLITRQLADSVQVVDRVKRKVRLAAGLNSDNILSEQAMAKGLECLSFFAERLQDIPKNNIRIVATATLRLAVNRADFITKAELILGHSISLLSGIAEAEYIYLGVAHTNCSADRRLVLDIGGASTELIVGHGFTIKKAHSLNMGCVTFNQQYFPEGTLTADNFSRAIAAAELTIKAIKTEFCDIGWQCVLGGSGTMQALAEILIYQHKPTVISLNFLYQVQAELQTFDNISHINLPGLSTERSPVIASGLAILIALFKQFAIEKLTLSSGALREGLLYEMLPDSHSINIRQRTISALSQRFHVDQQHAQSIKQQVSIIFTQLKNTWDLPNDNAFEILQASCDLHEIGLLLEYKYHQRHSAYILKHADLAGFSQSDRQLLVTFVSLYKGDINQALIEQQASIDAKYAMKLLIILRLAVILCRRRKDDKLPNYQITANDKSLNLFLSATWLKQHALISDELKQENVHLNRLGYTLNIKC
- the hemB gene encoding porphobilinogen synthase — its product is MNNVFGQYPARRMRRMRSDDFSRRLMSEHQLSVDDLIYPVFVLEGENQCEAIESMPGVERKSIDLLLVECQELVDLGVPAIAIFPVTPADKKSLMAEEAYNTEGLAQRTVRAVKAKFPSLGVITDVALDPFTTHGQDGIIDDNGYVLNEVTKDILVKQALSHAQAGADVVAPSDMMDGRIGAIREELEQHNLVNTKILAYSAKYASSYYGPFRDAVGSAGNIKGGNKFSYQMDPANSDEALHEVAQDIYEGADMVMVKPGMPYLDIVRRVKDNFKVPTYAYQVSGEYAMHMAAIQNGWLAEKPCVMEGLLAFKRAGADGILTYFAKQVARWLKEEAQKK